The DNA region GACTACTTGGCTAGCAACCTCTTTTAGTGCTAATTCTCGTAATTGTAAAATTTGATCAGCTTTGAAAAAGTTTGTTAAAGCCGTTTGAATTTTGTCTGAAGAATAGATTTTACCTTCCTTCAGGCGATTGATTAAGTCTTCGGAACTCAAATCGATATTAACAACTTCATCAGCTAATCGTAAAACTTTATCCGGAATGCGTTCTTGTACGTCAATACCGGTAATTCGTTTGACTACAGGATTCAGACTTTCTATGTGCTGAATGTTGACCGCCGAAATGACATTGATTCCCGCTTCCAGAATTTCAAGAACATCTTGCCATCTTTTTTCATTTTTACTTCCTTCAATATTGGTATGCGCTAACTCATCAACAATGACTACTTCAGGATGCAAATTGATAATGTTTTGCACGTCCATTTCCTCTAAAATTTTTCCTTTGTAAAAAATATTCCTTCTGGCAATAATGGGCAGTCCAGCTAATAATTCCTGAGTTTCTTTTCGAGAATGGGTCTCAACATACCCAATCTGAATGTCGATTCCGTTTTTTAAAAGTGTATGCGCTTCCTGTAGCATACGATAGGTTTTGCCTACACCAGCACTCATGCCAATATAAATTTTGAATTTTCCTTTTCGTGATTTTTTTATTTAATCAAGAAAGTACTGTACATTATTTTCTTTGTCAGGATTCATCAAACAAAAGGAGTTAGCGTTGTTTAAAAGTGATTTAGATGATTTTTGTGGTTGTTTTTCTTATAATGAAATAGCAAGTGAAGTTATATAAATGAAAGCTATTTATGGATTAATCCAAAAAAGAATGAATTAAAAGGGGATGTACCCCGATTGGATTATTTATGTAATAATGTCCCGGAAACTTTTACACCCTTAAGTAGAGGATTTCATTTAGTTGGCGAAGTCTATAAATTATATCAAGAAGAATTTAAAAAAATAATGACTGAGCGACAGGTAAATACTTTCTTGTTCGTGCCTATTTTTGATAATGATTTTTTTTGGGGATTTTTAGGATTTGAGCATTGCATGGATGTAGTCTGGGATTTGGATGTTATTGAATCAATTAAACTCATTACAAAAAATATATCTATTAAGATTAATGAAGTTAGATATAAAGAAAAGATAGGTCCGAGTTTTGATATTTTTAAATATTATGACAATGGTATACTCGAAGGCTTTTGGGAATTAGATTTAGTTACTAATGAACTTAAATTATCAAATAATTGGGCTAATTTACTGGGGTTTTCAATTTATGAAGTTAAACAAACATATGAGTTTTTAAAAAGCAGGTATCATCCCGATGATTTTCTTGAGATAGAGGATAAACGTAAAAAATTTATCTCAGGGGAGATTGGTGAATATTCGGGTATAGCCAGAGTTAAAAACAAGGATGAGAAATATATTTGGGTGAAGTATTCGGGATCTCTCAGAAGAAATACCAATGGAGAAGCAGTTAAATTATTTGGAACAATTGTAGACGTCAATGATATCGAAGTTAATAAAATAGCTTTAGAAGAATCTGAAAAGAAAATGCGTTTTATTCTCGAGCATTCTACAGATTTGATAACCCAACGTGATATTAACGGTAAGTATCTGTATGTTTCTGAATCGTCAACAGAAATATTAGGTTATACTCCCCTGGAATTGATGGAATTAAATTCGAATTATGAATTGTGTCATCCTGCTGATTTGGATGATCTACTGGTAAAACAGTCTAATTTTATACATGATAAAAGTCGTTTGAGTTTTATATTTAGTGTACAGATGAAAAAGAAGAATGGTGATTATGTATGGTTGGAGGTGATTTCTAAAAAAATTATTGTTAATCATTCTTTGGTTTGTATTCAAAGCACTGCCAGAGATATTAGTCTCCGAAAAAAATTAGAACTTCAAAATTTGAAAGCTTTGGAAAGGGAAAAAGAATTGTATGATTTGAAAGCGAAATTTGTGACTATGGCTTCGCATCAATTTAGAACACCATTAACGGTAATCTACTCTAATGCGGAATTAATTGAAATAAAAACCAAATTGTTAGATTTCAAATTGGCAGAGAATTTTACAGCTATAACAAACAGAATTAAATTTGAAATTGAACGAATGTCTGAATTGATAGATAATATTCTGGTTTTTGGAAAATATGATGTCAGAGAAAATTTTAGTCTTAAAATCGAAGCTATCAATTTTGATGAGTTTATGACAAATTTGATTGTTACCTATTTTAATCATGAAGCTGATGGAAGGGGGGTAAAGGTTGTTACTATTGGTTCTTCAAAACCAGTACAGTCTGATACTTCACTTTTAATACATATCTTTACAAATTTATTAAATAACGCCTTTAAATATTCCAAAGGAAAACCAAATCCTGAACTTAAAGTTATTTATTTGAATCAAAAAATTCAGATTGAAGTGATTGATTATGGAATTGGTGTTCCAGAACAGGATGTCAAAAAGCTTTTTAAATCTTTTTACAGGGCATCAAATACATCTACAATTGTTGGTTCAGGATTAGGATTGACGATTGTAAAACAATTTACACGAATGCTAAAAGGAAAAATTAAGCTAAAAACAAAACAAAATTCAGGAACTAAAATAACTATAACTTTCCCTTATGAACAAAAATAGAATATTGCTGGTTGAAGATGAAATAAACTTAAGAGAAACCATCTGTGAATATTTAAAACATGAAAATTATGATGTTGTAGCAGCTGAAAACGGACAAGAAGCCTTGGATATTTTAGATTACTGGATACCAGATTTGATTCTTTGTGATATAATGATGCCGGTAATGGATGGTCATCAATTTCAGGAAATTTTAATGCAAAACACTACTCTTAATGCAATACCATTTATTTTTCTGACTGCAAAAAAGGAAGATAATATTAGAGAAAAATGTATTTATGATGGAGTAGATGAGTTTATTTCAAAGCCATTTAAGTTTGATGAATTGACAAAAATGGTAAATGCTAAAATTAAACGATTTAAGAAGATAAAAAATTCCTATAATAATATTTATACGGGATCTAAAAATGTTTTTTTACATGAAATTAATACTCCTTTAAATGGGATTTTAGGTTCTATTGAACTTTTGATTGAAAATGAAGAAAGTTTTGATAAGGATGATAAAGCGACCTTTTATGAAGCAATTAAAATTTCTGGAGAACGCTTAAATAGAACCATGCGAAATGTGATATTATTTCAAAACATAAAAAATAACTCTATTGAATTTAATGAGGATGAACAAAGTGATTTATTAGGTTGTTTTGTTAAAGTAAGAAAAGCCCTTTCTCCTTATTATGAGAATTCTAAAAAAAGGCTGAGAGTAGATATTGCAACGATAAAACTAAAAATGAATCCGGAATTTCTGGAATTTGTACTTTTTGAGTTAATTGATAATGCATTAAAATTTTCAAACACCACTAAACAGGT from Flavobacterium nitratireducens includes:
- a CDS encoding sensor protein KdpD codes for the protein MKKSRKGKFKIYIGMSAGVGKTYRMLQEAHTLLKNGIDIQIGYVETHSRKETQELLAGLPIIARRNIFYKGKILEEMDVQNIINLHPEVVIVDELAHTNIEGSKNEKRWQDVLEILEAGINVISAVNIQHIESLNPVVKRITGIDVQERIPDKVLRLADEVVNIDLSSEDLINRLKEGKIYSSDKIQTALTNFFKADQILQLRELALKEVASQVVRKVETEITQQHTLRQEKLLSCISSNDKTAKVVIRKAARLASYYNGSWYVLYVETPRESSDKIALDKQRHLINNFKLATQLGAEVIKVEDTNISETILKIVAQKNITTVCIGKPHFSLFKVILSTTIFRKLLNKLAKSNVDLVILS
- a CDS encoding PAS domain-containing sensor histidine kinase, whose product is MDYLCNNVPETFTPLSRGFHLVGEVYKLYQEEFKKIMTERQVNTFLFVPIFDNDFFWGFLGFEHCMDVVWDLDVIESIKLITKNISIKINEVRYKEKIGPSFDIFKYYDNGILEGFWELDLVTNELKLSNNWANLLGFSIYEVKQTYEFLKSRYHPDDFLEIEDKRKKFISGEIGEYSGIARVKNKDEKYIWVKYSGSLRRNTNGEAVKLFGTIVDVNDIEVNKIALEESEKKMRFILEHSTDLITQRDINGKYLYVSESSTEILGYTPLELMELNSNYELCHPADLDDLLVKQSNFIHDKSRLSFIFSVQMKKKNGDYVWLEVISKKIIVNHSLVCIQSTARDISLRKKLELQNLKALEREKELYDLKAKFVTMASHQFRTPLTVIYSNAELIEIKTKLLDFKLAENFTAITNRIKFEIERMSELIDNILVFGKYDVRENFSLKIEAINFDEFMTNLIVTYFNHEADGRGVKVVTIGSSKPVQSDTSLLIHIFTNLLNNAFKYSKGKPNPELKVIYLNQKIQIEVIDYGIGVPEQDVKKLFKSFYRASNTSTIVGSGLGLTIVKQFTRMLKGKIKLKTKQNSGTKITITFPYEQK
- a CDS encoding hybrid sensor histidine kinase/response regulator codes for the protein MNKNRILLVEDEINLRETICEYLKHENYDVVAAENGQEALDILDYWIPDLILCDIMMPVMDGHQFQEILMQNTTLNAIPFIFLTAKKEDNIREKCIYDGVDEFISKPFKFDELTKMVNAKIKRFKKIKNSYNNIYTGSKNVFLHEINTPLNGILGSIELLIENEESFDKDDKATFYEAIKISGERLNRTMRNVILFQNIKNNSIEFNEDEQSDLLGCFVKVRKALSPYYENSKKRLRVDIATIKLKMNPEFLEFVLFELIDNALKFSNTTKQVSVAGSIYNDKYYELNITDYGIGFKQEELKSIEPNKQFDRDQMEQQGLGLGLYLSRIVVLKSKGLFSIVSKEGEGTKITLLLPIAL